Below is a genomic region from Sphingomonas phyllosphaerae.
CCGACCTCGCGATACACCCCCGCGCGGCGGAAGCCGACCGCTTCGTGGAGCGTGATCGAGGCGTCGTTGGGGAGCGTGATGACGCCGATCGCCTGCGTGAACCCCTGCGCGCGCAACGTGTCGACCAGCGCTTCGTAGAGCAGCCGCCCGACGCCTTGCCCGTGCGTCGCGCCGCCGACATAGATCGAGGTTTCGACCACATAGCGGTACGCCGGACGATCGCGGAAGCGCGTCGCATAGGCATAGGCCAGCACCGCGTCGCCGCTGGTCGCGACCAGCCACGGATAATAGCCGTCCGACGCCGCGATGCGCTCGCGCATCGCCGCCGCGTCGGGCGCGTCGCTCTCGAACGACACGGTGCCCGACAGCACGAACGGCGCGTAGATCGCGGCGATCGCCGCGGCGTCGTCGCCGGTCGCGGCGCGGATCGTGATCGGGCCCTGCGACATCACAACCCGATCCGCGCGACGACGAGCTGCCACAGGTTGCGGTCCTCGGCGCGCGCCGCGATCGGGCCGAGCCCGACGCATTCGAGGCATTGCGCGCGCACCGCCGCCCCGCCCAGCATGCGCTTGGCATCGCCCAAAGCGGCGGCGAACGCCTGCTGGCGCTGCCACGTCAGCCGCGACAGCGCGTCGGGCGCGCTGGCGTCGTCATCGTCCTCCTGGCTGGCGACCTGCTGCGCGATCTGCGCGGCGAAGCCGGGCTTCTTCTCCAGCCACACCGGTTGCGCATCGTCCAGCTTCGCGCGCTTCGCCGCCTCGGCGATCGCGTCGTCGAGCCCGCCGAAGCGGTCGACCAGCTTCAGCTGCTGCGCGATCCCGCCGACCCAGACGCGGCCCTGACCGATCTCGTTGACGCGCGCGATCGGCAGCTTGCGCGACTGCGAGACGCGGGTGAGGAATTGTAGATAGCCATGCTCGATCCCGGCCTGGACGATACGGTCGAGTTCGGGGGTGGTGCCGCCGAGCACGTCGGGCTGGCCCGACAGCGGG
It encodes:
- a CDS encoding GNAT family N-acetyltransferase → MSQGPITIRAATGDDAAAIAAIYAPFVLSGTVSFESDAPDAAAMRERIAASDGYYPWLVATSGDAVLAYAYATRFRDRPAYRYVVETSIYVGGATHGQGVGRLLYEALVDTLRAQGFTQAIGVITLPNDASITLHEAVGFRRAGVYREVGYKQGRWIDVGFWQCELNDSAIPPVEPKPFSVTGVRRD